The following proteins are encoded in a genomic region of Gouania willdenowi chromosome 6, fGouWil2.1, whole genome shotgun sequence:
- the panx2 gene encoding pannexin-2: MQNILDQNLDMATALLAGEKLKELILPGSSQDEKGGALAGLMVQLKLELPFDRVVTIGTVIIPILLVTLVFTRNFAEESIYCYTPHNFTRDQALYARGYCWTELRDAEPGVEPQLWPSLFEHKFLPYALLAFAGIMYIPVLAWEFLASTRLTSELNFLLQEIDNCYHRAAEGRAPKIEKQIQSKGPGITERERREIIENAEKEKSPEQNLFEKYLERRGQSNFLAKLYLARHMAIICLSSIPISYLSAYYARQRQNEFTCALGEPPDISSYPELKLRVNCKLPAVQLQRIMAAVDIGLLCTVNLIILLNLLHLFVVRKSNFVFDKLHKVGIKTRRRWQKSPFCDINILAMFCNENRDHIKSLNRLDFITNESDLMYDNVVRQLLAALAQSNHDSTPTVRESGIQTIDPNMDPSDLRIGDMGGEPLVIKRPRKKIKWIPSSNPLPQPFKEPLTLTRLENNTKAEKPKPLRRKTVADSFMAPLLDNKSTQQSSTKDLSGMEKKNTRNFSLDVQPYMLTAPKPKVVTPITEPVPSEHSIDTVYLEGTHTIIHVSGPITDTKVCSPESTNTALSSLSLPTTSYVNGVSPNPPSSEDALSPKSSPPQSEPLLLKENPEPQPPPLTRVATHQLLGIHHTLFEEEEDEKSRRGTLAQRPGELIAAGEC; the protein is encoded by the exons ATGCAGAACATTCTCGATCAAAACTTAGACATGGCCACAGCTCTACTGGCAGGGGAGAAACTGAAGGAGCTGATCCTGCCGGGATCCTCGCAGGATGAGAAGGGCGGGGCACTGGCTGGCCTCATGGTGCAGCTCAAACTGGAACTGCCCTTTGATCGGGTTGTTACCATAGGGACGGTCATCATCCCCATTCTGCTGGTTACCCTGGTGTTCACAAGAAACTTTGCAG AGGAGTCCATATACTGTTACACACCACATAACTTTACTCGCGACCAGGCGTTGTATGCCAGAGGCTACTGCTGGACGGAGCTTCGTGATGCTGAGCCTGGTGTGGAGCCTCAACTTTGGCCTTCGCTATTTGAACACAAGTTCCTACCCTACGCTCTCCTGGCCTTCGCCGGAATCATGTACATTCCTGTTCTAGCATGGGAATTCCTCGCCTCAACACGGCTCACTTCAGAACTCAACTTTCTGCTTCAAGAGATTGATAACTGCTATCATCGAGCAGCTGAGGGCCGAGCCCCGAAGATCGAGAAACAGATCCAATCCAAAGGACCTGGAATCACTGAGAGGGAGAGGAGGGAGATCATTGAGAATGCAGAAAAGGAGAAAAGCCCCGAGCAGAATCTTTTTGAGAAATATCTGGAAAGACGAGGCCAAAGTAACTTTCTTGCAAAGCTGTACCTGGCCCGGCACATGGCCATCATCTGCCTCAGCTCCATCCCCATTTCCTACCTGAGCGCCTACTACGCCCGCCAGAGACAGAATGAGTTCACGTGTGCTCTGGGTGAGCCCCCGGACATTAGCAGCTACCCGGAGCTGAAGCTGAGGGTGAACTGTAAGTTGCCTGCTGTGCAGCTACAGCGCATCATGGCAGCAGTAGATATCGGCTTGCTCTGCACCGTCAACCTCATCATTCTCCTTAATTTGCTGCATTTGTTTGTAGTGCGCAAGTCCAACTTTGTATTTGACAAACTGCATAAAGTTGGCATTAAAACAAGGCGACGCTGGCAGAAGTCTCCTTTCTGCGACATAAACATTTTGGCGATGTTCTGCAACGAGAACAGGGACCACATCAAATCCCTCAATCGACTGGATTTCATTACAAACGAGAGTGACCTCATGTATGACAACGTGGTCCGGCAGCTGCTGGCTGCACTTGCACAGTCCAACCATGATTCTACACCCACTGTGAGGGAGTCTGGTATACAAACAATTGATCCAAATATGGATCCCTCCGATCTCAGAATAGGAGATATGGGCGGGGAGCCGCTGGTCATCAAAAGACCTCGAAAGAAAATTAAATGGATCCCATCATCAAATCCTCTCCCACAGCCATTCAAG gAACCCCTAACCCTCACACGTTTGGAAAACAACACCAAGGCTGAAAAACCCAAACCACTCAGAAGAAAAACTGTGGCCGACAGCTTCATGGCACCTCTTCTGGATAACAAGAGCACACAACAGTCTTCAACTAAAG ATTTAAGTGGGATGGAGAAAAAGAACACACGCAATTTCTCCCTGGACGTCCAACCGTACATGCTGACAGCACCAAAGCCTAAGGTGGTGACCCCCATCACAGAGCCTGTGCCCTCCGAGCACAGCATAGACACTGTGTATTTGGAAGGCACTCACACTATTATTCATGTGTCTGGTCCCATCACGG ATACTAAGGTCTGCTCTCCAGAGTCAACCAACACTGCCTTGTCCTCACTGAGCCTTCCCACCACGTCGTATGTAAACGGGGTGAGCCCCAACCCTCCCTCCAGTGAGGACGCTCTGAGCCCCAAGTCCTCCCCTCCACAATCAGAGCCGCTCCTTCTCAAAGAAAACCCAGAACCTCAACCACCGCCTCTGACCAGAGTAGCCACACACCAGCTTCTGGGTATACACCATACTCTCtttgaggaagaggaggatgaaaaAAGCAGAAGGGGCACATTGGCTCAGAGACCAGGGGAGCTTATTGCTGCTGGTGAATGTtag